A genomic region of Papaver somniferum cultivar HN1 chromosome 7, ASM357369v1, whole genome shotgun sequence contains the following coding sequences:
- the LOC113294265 gene encoding protein MAINTENANCE OF MERISTEMS-like, with amino-acid sequence MTITPDDAQQILDLKVDGKANETESVLEKKDGRLTKKFNLKKLRDTLSGTKKIFDTEGRLNPVRINATASAYLLHVLEKCIFPESSGSLVDASYMELLDPLDKVLGYSWGTPVVAFLNNDLTKCSRALTAQVNGNTCLFQVWIYEPFPSLFKTNSYVKVDANVAVDKPRAQRYSFKGTQDKEIPQNLIKLRIAIEKLTADDVIFDLYRDDRNQGLIQRRDEIALYYGTLLCSPGYSMYDPHQVIRQLGYIQEEPHFDEEKTFFTLLKDDCSTSQKTISVPYFPPPSLEHWNGRRGCNIDVSLLDEVTTDNEVSERYMAWYLGWAHPTMLREMTAEELARKRKMASKDPAASLKFFQLEAEVKMEEKARREAQAKLNGDKKRARSGRGGEGLWDLFSYFRQKVLDF; translated from the exons ATGacgataactcccgatgatgctcaacAAATTCTAGACCTCAAAGTTGATGGAAAAGCA AACGAGACAGAGTCTGTTCTTGAGAAGAAGGATGGTCGTCTAaccaagaagtttaatctgaagaagttgagggacacattatCCGGGACCAAGAAAATCTTTGATACGGAAGGAAGGTTGAACCCGGTGCGAATAAATGCTACCGCGTCAGCTTATTTGCTACACGTCCTGGaaaaatgtatcttccccgaaaGTTCCGGAAGCTTGGTAGATGCCAGTTATATGGaactattggatcccttagataaggTGCTTGGGTATTCTTGGGGTACTCcggtggtcgccttcttgaacaatgatTTGACAAAGTGTTCTAGGGCACTCACTGCGCAAGTTAACGGAAAcacatgtctcttccag gtttggatatatgagcccTTCCCTTCTTTGTTCAAAACCAACTCATACGTCAAAGTGGATGCGAATGTTGCGGTTGATAAGCCAAGAGCGCAAAGGTACAGTTTTAAGGGTACTCAGGATAAGGAAATACCGCAAAATCTTATCAAACTCCGAATCGCCATCGAAAAATTGACTGCGGATGATGTGATATTTGATCTGTATCgagatgatagaaatcaaggtttaatccaaaggagagatgaaATTGCATTATACTACGGAACCTTGTTGTGCTCACCGggatattcaatgtacgatccacatcagGTAATACGACAATTGGGTTACAtccaagaagaacctcatttcgatgaAGAAAAGACGTTCTTTACTTTGTTAAAGGATGACTGCTCCACGTCCCAAAAAACTATCAGCGTCCCTTACTTTCCTCCGCCATCTCTAGAACATTGGAACGGAAGACGTGGCTGTAACATCGAcgtgagtcttttggacgaggtgaccaccGATAATGAAGTTAGTGAGAGATACAtggcgtggtacttgggttgggctcaTCCTACTATGCTTAGGGAAATGACTGCTGAAGAATTGGCTCGTAAGAGAAAGATGGCATCGAAAGACCCAGCagcaagtcttaagttcttt CAACTTGAGGCTGAAGTAAAGATGGAAGAAAAAGctaggagggaagcacaagccaagctGAATGGTGACAAAAAAAGGGCTCGTAgcggtcgtggtggtgaag